In Lactuca sativa cultivar Salinas chromosome 5, Lsat_Salinas_v11, whole genome shotgun sequence, the DNA window actctcgggtctgctcatccatgcgctcgtcccccgagcctgaacctgatccctccccagcACCTCCGCTGCCAGCTGTTGGTctggaacgcaaaaccaccattctgaaacacatcacaactacatcagaaaaccgaaatatctcaagggatcattgatactacaactagctccctggtcttgtctcagcctttcttgattcgagtacggatcctctactttcagtagtacgggcccatactaccttccacatctatccgtactttcttcaagaactgccttgactccaccaagtcacttctactactactgatctctgctactctcatcctaggcttgccctagggaaacctcagactcaactcaactagtcctcagctgctgaaggtctccttataatgctaattagccaccacctgaacaccatcacatgtgacgagaatcagataatccttcaagtaaaagacccgtccctataacggttggactcaaacaagagctgcgcaatagggccagttccagcaccctgggattattcaaccctgatcacatgtggtgtgacatgttcacctaatggctaactcccatcactcagaacccaacaaagcacgaagcaagcagcattcggataaaggaaacatactcaggcagaactattctcataacgagaaactatactagcatacaatgctaagctcatactattaggcataacctaaacaggctatcctactgctgtctactcaatactagcatgcaatactcataaagctgtaacacataaagcaggcacataaggcatcctcctagatccttagtcctatactagcatgctgttctactggaactgaaactgaacaaataacttgtatgggtaatttgggagtacttacttgagctcggctgatcgcatgcaccacacccttatctcgtttaaaaaatttctttctttctaagtgctttcaaaattctttagaaaacattttcttttttttttcttttttttttaaatctttttatttccccttagtttgagttcagatacacccggaagtgtatccgaatccctcaaaccaaggctctgataccaacttgtaacaacccaaaaatacgacccaaaaatttcatttttcaatataaccaaaaaccataatatgAGTGTCATCTCctaaaaaccatacgtgatgtaacccaaacataataaaaacactgtgcggaaaattgtatcatatctatgtcatatcaaaatcaaaaactaaatcaactcccaggataaaagctgaagttatggtgtgtgcgatgccatcatcccgagctcttccctctgctagcggaagtacctgaaaccaaaactgaaattgtaagcacgaagcttagtgagctcccccaaactaccacataccatacaataacatatcaagcacatactggggccttgccccctccatcggaccgaagtccgaagctgactgactgggaccttttcCCCTACATCGAACTGAAGTCTGAAGctaacatcagaccgaagtccgaagctgactgggaccttgtcccctacatcgaaccgaagtccgaagctgacatcggaccgaagtccgaagctgacatcggaccgaagtccgaagctgactgggaccttgtcccctacatcgaaccgaagtccgaagctgactgaacatagcataaacatatcactagcatgaacacacataaatcctgtctgagccacgaaggcatcagacatgctaactactgcatcggatcaaaatccggatactactactagctaaatgggtcggcattgtggccttagacccgttcctactggaaggaaactcacctcgtgaactggctgctgtgtgtgtggctctggaagctaactgctgctgctccggtatctccccggctacaagtccataaacacactcaatcaaatactaaacactgcactgggtaaaatgactcttttacccttggtcaaagtcaactctaggtcaaggtcaactcttggtcaaagtcaactctaggtcaaagtcaacccacagttgacctgactcgccgagttgggtcgccaactcgccgagtctctaatctcacttctcaatcctactcgtggctactcgtcgagtatgacatcgactcgacgagtaccctctcgatccaagaactcagacaatcttcatccgactcgccgagtcatatgaacaactcgacgagttgttcttgagcttaagaagattgccttggactcgccgagttgtatgaacaactcgccgagtccctccattactgagtctaccctcaaactcactgagtccactccactactcacaggacccactcgacaccgctcaaaaggaagaaatcggggactcgcgactcgactcgccgagtcgttcttccgactcgccgagtcaccaccatGCAACTATTATGTACTCgcttctgctcgaatccaatacatacaaatgatagatctgagtccaataagctgatttatcacgtaaagtttccaactttacgtgtacaaacacatgaacaagggaataaaggctaaaagatgcttaaaaggggtagatctagggttaatatgcaaaatagctccataaaggcaatagatttgggctctacaactcctaaatgaacagatctaaagatatctcggcataatagggcttccatatcaacataaggcttgagaaaagcattaactagatctagaaagggttttaaagcataaaaggggaggaaatctgaagaatacctcaaagagctcttgctttcccttgaatctctgctctacaatccttctccttgctcctttcttcttctccttcttcaagccttcacaaattgcacacaagatcacttaaaacactcaaggtcgaaatagggtttctcacagcttactgagggtgaaggaggcaagaatggaggccataaggtggcttaaatagtgggcaacccggggatttagggtttctcccagacggacagactcgccgagtccagaatatggactcgccgagtcgccagctaacacgtgctcgaaatcccgaccctactcggcgagtcaggctatgaactcgccgagtccctcttgcaaaacttcaaaataaataccaaggaatcatcataccggagacgggtcgttacaattctcccccacttatctcagacttcgtcctcgaagtctgctacggctgaatctgcaaatatctctgggtagtgctctctcatttcctcctcagcctcccacgtccattccgatccctttcggtgctgccactgcaccttcactaactgaatttccttgttcctcaaggtcttggtcttccggtccagaatcgcgaccggcctctcaatataattcaggctgctatcaacctgaatatcctctaggggaacgactgctgactcatccaccagacacttcctcaactgagacacattgaaagtgttgtggatctgactaagctcctcaggaagatctaaccgataagcaacccgacccacctgggccaaaaccctaaaaggaccaataaatctggggcccaacttgccccttatTGAAAAACTTGTACCAAATTGGTTAATACCACATTGATAATATTCTACAATATTGAAAATCTATCAACAGTAAAGTCGTAGTTATTATATCACTTACGTTCAATCTACAAcgctacatatatatatatatatatatatatatatatatatatatatatatatatatatatatatatatatatatatatatatatatataatttgttgtTATTAACATATCTACTTAGTGTGTTTTCAAAAGTTCTACTTAATTCATTTGATAAAACACGATTTGACTTTTTTTAGTCATCTCAATAACGTTTTGATTTGATAAAACAATGTGAAATCATTTGGGAGGTATATTGGTTAAAGTGAATAACATATCACTCCTAAATTAACATCTAATTTCACATATGTCAACGATGGTTAAAaaaacaaaacaccaaaaaaaaaaaaaatacaacatttATGTTTAGTGGGATGCTTGTTAGAACATATCCTTTTATGGTTGATTATTAGGTATTAACATATGCACACTTATTATTATTTGTCATTTTTTGTGATAGCTTATAGAGATAGATAGGAAATGTCAAAACAACATCATAATAGCAGAATTAGATGCTGCATTTTGATGAAAGAGAAGGCAAAAAAGAACTACTTGAGCAGTCAGGAATTTGTTTTGGCAATAAACTCATATATGCTGGAAAAAAGGCACAAAAATAGCAATAACAGAAACCAATGAGCGACCACCAAATTGTTATGATGCTTTTCAAGATTCCAATTCATCGTTTCATGTTAGAAAGACGTCATCAAATAACAAACTTAACAACTTTGAAGATTCCAATTATCATTTTTCTCATCATCATTCGAGATAAAGTTGAAACAACTTTTATTGGATTTGTGGTATCTCTTGAATACATTTTCTGTTGTATATGTCTAGTCATCTTATCATCAAACCTAGTGGTATCATTTACGTGTTTCATGTTTACCGGTCAAATTCAGCATAAAAACATATATTATTGTCTATATTTATGGCCATTAACAAAAACTAGTAGCTGGAAGAtagaattttatttatttatgtagaAACGAAACGTTTGACAAAAATGACTGTTAgccttaaaatataaaaaattaattaaaaactaaaTCCTAAAAGCTGCAAAAAATAACTTGaaatagttttagttttggttttaaaTTAAAGCTTAAAGTATCTAGAGCCAAACAATGTTTTTCCTTTTTTTGAATTTCTTTCTTAAAAACCAAAAGCTCCGTGCCACATAGACCCTAAAACCATCACAAAAGTAGTTCAGATTTTCAATATCAAACTTTGCAACCAGAATCTTAAACGATTAAATAATTttacaaaaaatttatttttcagtGGAAGACCGAATATTTAAATGAATTTGATGATGATATTACTTATGCTAAGAAAAATGTTTACCCTATGTAAAACTACTAATTAATAATGAGTAGACCTATATATATGATGACTGTACTTTTAGCTAAGTTGATCAGAAACCAGATTATATTTGCTCAAACCCAAAACACGTGtcaataattaaacaagtatTAAAAAGCGATTCACACACCAAGCAACCAATAAAGGTAAGAAATTGAAGGAGTTTGGTTTTAAACCCCACAGAAATTTGAGAAACGCAATTGAACAAGATACAATGAGATGATTCATGATCGTTGTATAAGTTGAAATTTGATCCACCCCCACCCAAATTCCCCCATGATAATGaaaacatgttaaaaaaaaaaaaaaaaaaaaaaagtgacaaGTACAAAGAAAAGAGAAGAGGGATGTATTGTATACACACGATTCTATGTTGCATTAAGCTTTTTCATCATTCATGCACATCTTCTTCAAAGGAAGAAAGAGATACATATCAATCATTATCAAACCCCTATTCAGTCTCACTATGCATTGTGCTTTTTGTTGAGGTCATATAGCACGCATAAATCAGCTGCTGTCTTCATCTGTCATTATTCATACAAAATTTCACAAATATATTATCTTCTTATCTTATTGAACAAAAAACAGAAACAAGACATTCCTCCCCATTAAATTAACCCTTACCATTTTATAACTACAGCACTTGGTGTCAAAATAAAGACCAATAACATCTCTATATTTAAAATGAgtttcttatttttattatttgatttttggTCTTTAATTAAGAGAAATAGACTGGAACTGAATTTCTTCCACCCTGTCTTACGAATAGTTGAAATCCAAGCTGGAATTTAAAGGATTCCGACGGAATTCAATTCCATCCATTTGGCAACCAAAACAAGCGATGCAATGGAATTGAATTCCGCCCATTTGAATCCCTTACAATTAATTGTCAACACCTCTTAAGAAGGTTAAAGCATTTTTAACTACTATTAACATAAGGCAAGATGAGATGATAAGATGATATTGATACCTGTATAATATTGACTAACTGCTTGGTTGCCCATCCAAATACAAGAAAAGCAAGTAATACAGAATTTATCAAACTTTGTTGTGCAGCACCAAGTAAAacctataaaataaaataaataaaaatcacatGTGTAAAAACtttaacaaagaaaaaaaaaacaaatgaaagaTTCAGGCTTACATCAGTCATCTTTTCTGACTCCTTTGCAAGAAGAAACAAAGTTATGTAAAGAACCTACAGAATCAAGATCAAAACTTCAGTTCATAACTAGAGTAAGTAGACTTTGTAATTTGTATTCAGCAATAAAtgggaattaaaaaaaaaaaaaaaaaaagcatttttAAGTTTACCTCACAAGCTATGCAGCAGTATCCCATGAACATCCTGTTTCCATAGTATAACTTAAATAACCAACTGGTGCTGTCTTTCACATCTTTATGATTAGATTTTCCAACCAAGAAAGTACTGCATTTAAAAAGGGTGAATATCAATCAATAACTTGTCCCATAAAACTGATAAATGAAAGGGTATTTTTGTAAATAAATACCTGTACATTTGCAACCAGTGGCTGCCAATATCCAAAGCAAGCAAAGACAAGAAAACAAAGCTAGGCCTAGAAAGTTAAAAAGCAAGAATGTTAGATGTCTGGAAGAAAGTTCAGATATATACAAGTAGAGTAGAATTAaaggtaaaaaaaataataataataaactaaaacctgtagacttgagagagaatggccaGAAGACATGCAGTGCTTATCCTGAGAGATGCCAAATTTATTAGGTTATTTAATATGGAATAATACAGTTAATGAGCATCAACAGAAGTTAGAATAAATGTGAAGACTTTAACAAGAACTTGTTATATCACCTATCTGTGACCATATCCAGAACAgctccaaatgttgaaactacaagggtaaaatagtaaacaacGGAATTAAATCCAGAGTATGAGAATCCATAAAATggctagaaagaaattaaaaaagatTCTGCAGTGTGTAGAATGATTTGCAAATTATAAGTTCAGTGATTGAATTGATAAAAATGATGAAAGAACAAGTGATTTTTGTATTTTCCACGAAATTCTTTTACTGTGTATAGGAAAATTTGCTCTTACCAAAGGTAAAAATGATAGGGGGTGATATTAGAGTAGTCAAAACTTAAGGACTCGGTGTATAAATTCAGATATGTTGATGACAATAAGTCAATAATTATGGATTACTCCTTACCTTGATTGAATTTCCGTGCAAACCAACCATCCAAGGCATCACAAACAAAGCTGTAACAGCAAAAGATTACCATTTTAATATCTTAACTACAGACTTTCAAAAAGAAAATGTATCCAAAGTCCAAACTACACAACTTCTTTTATTACCTGATGAAATACAGGATTGAAAAAAGCTCTTTATTGGAAAAGCATATAGCAAAGGCAAAGCAATTCATCAGAACTCTTATGTATCCTGTACATAAAAAATAAGCAGTCAAATCCATGAACATAAAACATAGGAGCATGTATACATAAACTAAACAACCTAGCAAGAGAACATTTCAAAAGACCATACAAATTCATGTTACATGCTAAACCCCCTATTGCAATACACTTATTCTAGAAGAAAGGGTAAAAATGGAAACGCAGGAAATACCAATTAGCATCTTTTCTTTTGAAAGGGGGTTTGGGGATTTTGAGGAAAAGTTTGTTACAGCATATCTTATTAGTATCTTGGGAATAAGGGGGAGAGCATGAATGAAATTCTTGGGATATTTTCATGTGGGAGACATTAGCATCTTGAATAGCTAATTCActttttcttttgttgttttcaaAGATAATTTGGTTTATTGAATCCGATTGCTATCATTTTGCTGCTGTCTTTGTGCCCTTTTGGTTGATTTTCTCCATTGTGTGATTAGCAAGCTATAGCATTACATTACCCTTATAAAGGAGTCCTTCTAATTTCAGCTTTTTGAGCAAGTATACAGGAAGAAATAATGAAACTTTGACTTGTGAAAGAGGGTAAATATTTGAGACATGTGATATTATGAGTTAACAGGTGCTTTAATTCATTGATTGAAGTATCTTTTGGTATATGTATATCACAAAAAATCATAGGACTTTGACTTGTGAAAGAGGGCAAACAAACTCACCAATGATGTTGGGGATGTAAAGATACACACTTAATGTTCTAGGTCTTGATTTGGATGCCATCTCTACTTTTCAGCTACAAATCAGGGTTGCTGAAATCTGTTGAACCTTAGAGCATTGACAATGGAGAATCGAAGATGGCCTCCGTTTAAAGCAAACCTACGCGCGCCCCATCTCTCCTATTTTGCAGAAGTGGAAATTTTCATTTACGCCCCTCAACTAATGAAAAGTACACTCTCAGTTCTATTAACAAAAAAACCGAAGAGGAGCAATATCAGAAGAGAAAAAAACGAAGTGCAATatcagaaaaaaaaatgaagtgcTAACTGAACCAAAGAGGAGCAATATCAGAAATCAGTCGACAAGATCAGCAAAGTAAAGCAATATCAGGAGGAAAAAAACGAGAAAAAAACAGAGAGAGAAAGACGAACCTGTTGTGGATACGGCTGGAGTTGGCGGTGGTGAGGGTGGCGACGACCGGAGATGACGTTGGGGAGGGTGGCGACGGCTGCAGATGGCGATGGGGATGAGCTTAGTCGGTGGCGAGGTAGACAACGAGAGTGTGCGATGCAAGAGAAGAAAGCAAACAACAGATGCGATGCGAGGGTATGAGCTTAGGGCGTCTTTTATTCTTTTCAGATGGGTAAGTGGTAAAATAAACAAACCATATTATTCAATGATGTATTAAAATAAATCTACCCTTAATAAGAGGTAATCTCTTTTGTAAATTTTTctataaagtttttaaaaaattatcaatatacatattaataaccattttatattttcttaattaaatattataactGTTTATAACTAATAATTAttcaataatatattaaaataaaaagatTGCTTTATATTGTAAATAAACAGTTTAATAACGATTAAATCGGTGGAACAAATCTATCAGTAATTATAGATCAGtaattttgtttataaaaaataattatatacttttaaattataaaataatttaatGTTACTTGTgtgtttttatcatttattactCGAAAGAACTCAAAGTATTTcatttttgtgtatttatattTCTATTAATTCATATACATTTGTTTTTAAAATACTTTAAACTTATATTACTATAATTCTACTgttttgtgatatatatatatatatatatatatatatatatatatatatatatatatatatatatatatatatatatatatatatatatatatatatatatatcaaggttgtcaagatcgggaTCCTACCTAGGATCGATTTTGGGTTTGCAAGATCGGGATCGAgatcctaagatcccacaaaatagaatataattttaatttataatatttaatcatGAAAACTATTTCAAACATTTAGTTttttgttcaaaagttataaaaacttcaaaatattagtcataagtcTCAATAAAAATGATAAATGGTAGATTGGTAAATGATAAAAGGCATAAAGTggttaaaaaaatttcatttgcaaaaaaaaaaaaaaaaaaaaaaaaaaaaaaaaaaaaaaaaaaatcaaaggaaggtaggatcggatcggatctcgaTCATATGATCCTACCTACGATCTTACGATCTTACCTGCAATCCTACCCCAAATACGATCCTTTTACGATCCAGATCGTTTTTCATACCTACGATCAGGATCGCGATTTTGACaactatgatatatatatatatatatatatatatatatatatatatatatatatatatatatatatatatatatatatatatatatatatatatatatatatatatatactcatagTTTTTCAAAAACCCAATaactaaaagtggagcgttaGATCAAAATTAGTTCATTAAGGGCATTATCATCGTCTTACCAATCTCacttaatgtttaatttttttgtgttattagaaaatattaatattaatgtcTAAAAATTTACATTATAAATAAAATTTTCGGACTTTTTTAAAAGgagtatttttcaattttttttaaaaaaaagtacaGATTTTGTTTTTAcagaaaacatgaatttttttaaaaaaattggaaaaaatatatatttttttttaaaaaaaaaacactgcaattttttttaaaagcatttaaaaatcaataaaaattttaaaaaaactggaatatttaaaaaatactataattttttaaccaaaaaaatcaacattttaggtacatatatgaatattttaattatttttacaaatacacataagtatattttatatactataatatttgaaaggaaatcataagaaaactcattttatttactaATTTCTATACACAATAGAATAAGTATTTTATtctatacaaaataaaatataaaaaaacaaaaaatgctaTAAAATTCCAAAGCGTGTTTATGTCTTCATgtcaatatttccatattttcttcaattcatCAATATTCACCATAATTTCTTCTAAATCTACaagaaaaatttaaaaaaaaaaaaaaaaaatgattgatacaaaaacactcacaaaaatacatatgtgattaacatatgaatcagagacgattcacatatgaattacatgtgatgcaTAAGTGAATTAcatgttgtcacaccccgaaaccgaaggcggaaacgttccggggcggagcacgtcatgaatatcacaaccaatgtacatagtaagcatagtaaacacaaagaaatacattacatagattcattacat includes these proteins:
- the LOC111899541 gene encoding probable CDP-diacylglycerol--inositol 3-phosphatidyltransferase 2, encoding MASKSRPRTLSVYLYIPNIIGYIRVLMNCFAFAICFSNKELFSILYFISFVCDALDGWFARKFNQVSTFGAVLDMVTDRISTACLLAILSQVYRPSFVFLSLLALDIGSHWLQMYSTFLVGKSNHKDVKDSTSWLFKLYYGNRMFMGYCCIACEVLYITLFLLAKESEKMTDVLLGAAQQSLINSVLLAFLVFGWATKQLVNIIQMKTAADLCVLYDLNKKHNA